From Camelina sativa cultivar DH55 chromosome 5, Cs, whole genome shotgun sequence:
TCTTCAAACAAATTATGGAAGTCATTGAAGACACCAAGCACGGTATGATGTATGAATCTCGATTTACATGACATGTATGTGAGAGATATTGTAACTACAACTAAAGAAAAATTCCGTGAGAGGAAACAGATGTAGTTCCACTAACCCGCAATAGAAAAATTATTGGTTCGGTAGCAAAGCACATGGAGCTTATAAGTTTTCTTGTGTCAAAGACGATCCAATTTGAAGCATTAGAGGATAAACTGGACTGAACTCTTTGTCCCCTCTCGACCTGATCTTCACTGCATAATCATCCAAAGTTGCTTTAACACCCTTCCAGATCTGATCCTCTCTTTGGTTATCAAGCCACAGTGAGTACTGCTTAGGACTCAGTCTGTTCTTTTGCATTGGTGATTCTAACTCGTCTGGGCCTCTTGTATAGAGATGATGTAGGACGATACTCGGTGGTAGATCCTGGATGAGAGGAGATGATCCCATTTGTGATGTTTCCAGGAAAATCAACGGCCTAAACGCTCTAAGAGCTCTGTACGGTGCTCCGAGTTGTTCCACGGGAAACAAATTCTGTCCCACTGCTAGTTCCAGCTCGGCCATGTCTTTGGCCATCCTAAGTTTTCCCCATTCTGAAAGTGGCCGCACAAGGGAAGCATGTCTGATGTAGAAGATCAAAACCCTTGAAGCCATTTGTCTTGCAAGTCTAGTGCAGATCGATTCTGTCCCTGCAGTGTTAGCGGTCGCTGCGGAAGGCAATAGTCTAGATAGGAACTCACTGCGGAAGTGAAGAATCGATCTCTGCAACTCCTCCATGTATGAGGAAGCGTTGTTGTCCATGTCAGCATCATCAACACCAAAGTTTTGATCATGGATTTGAAGAATGCATGACTCGAGCTGGTCTCGCATAGCTTTAAATAAAGGTGTAACTGGCTCACATGCCGCATCATAGATTGCAGCCAGATTAGGAGACAATACATCAGCAGCAATGCTAGGAAGGTCTGCTACCATGGATGAGATATGTGTGTGGATTCCTTGTAAATGCTGACATAATGTGAAGTTCCTGATCTGTGTTGATGTTGCAGGACCTGATATCTGGCGCGTCTCAGGGCCTGTAGAAATCTGCAATATAAGTGTAGCTGTGTTACATGTCAGACATAAAAGCATACATAGCAGTCTAACTTCTTTACACTGCTTAGCCCCAATTATGTCAGCTAGTCAACACGTATTTATTTGCTTAACAGAGGAAGATGTAGCTCTATTTCTCTTCATTTCTGTCTCGATGAAATTATAATTGCCGCATGAATTATTACTTTGTACTCATTCTACCTTATACATCTTCATGTAACTTAACTTCCTATATGATATACATTGTATACAAGCAGAAACTGATGCCATACTTTAAGGAGTTTATGAAATCCATACTCAAAAGGACAATGGGTACTAATAATTTGGcaagtgaaaagaaaaacataagaNTTGTTCCACGGGAAACAAATTCTGTCCCACTGCTAGTTCCAGCTCGGCCATGTCTTTGGCCATCCTAAGTTTTCCCCATTCTGAAAGTGGCCGCACAAGGGAAGCATGTCTGATGTAGAAGATCAAAACCCTTGAAGCCATTTGTCTTGCAAGTCTAGTGCAGATCGATTCTGTCCCTGCAGTGTTAGCGGTCGCTGCGGAAGGCAATAGTCTAGATAGGAACTCACTGCGGAAGTGAAGAATCGATCTCTGCAACTCCTCCATGTATGAGGAAGCGTTGTTGTCCATGTCAGCATCATCAACACCAAAGTTTTGATCATGGATTTGAAGAATGCATGACTCGAGCTGGTCTCGCATAGCTTTAAATAAAGGTGTAACTGGCTCACATGCCGCATCATAGATTGCAGCCAGATTAGGAGACAATACATCAGCAGCAATGCTAGGAAGGTCTGCTACCATGGATGAGATATGTGTGTGGATTCCTTGTAAATGCTGACATAATGTGAAGTTCCTGATCTGTGTTGATGTTGCAGGACCTGATATCTGGCGCGTCTCAGGGCCTGTAGAAATCTGCAATATAAGTGTAGCTGTGTTACATGTCAGACATAAAAGCATACATAGCAGTCTAACTTCTTTACACTGCTTAGCCCCAATTATGTCAGCTAGTCAACACGTATTTATTTGCTTAACAGAGGAAGATGTAGCTCTATTTCTCTTCATTTCTGTCTCGATGAAATTATAATTGCCGCATGAATTATTACTTTGTACTCATTCTACCTTATACATCTTCATGTAACTTAACTTCCTATATGATATACATTGTATACAAGCAGAAACTGATGCCATACTTTAAGGAGTTTATGAAATCCATACTCAAAAGGACAATGGGTACTAATAATTTGGcaagtgaaaagaaaaacataagagaAAAGAAGTTTATCATACCTGGCACTCAGCTCGTTGAGCTAGGTTATTAAGGGCCTTTCCTATCTCACGCAAAACTAGAAGAGTCAAACGAGCATCTGGATGAACAGCCTCAATCTCATCTTGAATGTGTGATAATACCTGTGAGATCTGATCTTTTGAAGGTAAACTCCCACGGCTCGACATAGGGAATATGGAGTTCACAAGGTCTGACAAGCGGCCAAAGCATAGGGATAAGAATGCAGTCTGGAATATTGCAATGCATGCAACCATTTGTTCTTTCCTTTCTAAATTAATAGCAGGTAACACTCCCTTCACATCCGTGTTGAAAGAAATCCTTTCAAGAAGATTTTCTATCATAGCAACGAGCTTTGGATATCCCATTGTGAATATTTCTTTTACAAAGCTCGAAGCTGTGTACGCAGACTTCATTTGGCTAGTAAACGCCTTCACAAGTGCATCCCAGACTCTGTCGGTTAACATAGAATCACCTTCCTGTGCATAGAAACACTTCATGTCAgcaataaaacaagaaaatcaggCAGGAATCTAATTTAATCAACATCCCTGACATCACATAAACAAATTTCCAAGTTTCTTTTTGATGCAAAAACATGTAAGGATCATCTTCTAAACCTAATCAACAATCAAGAATCTTTACTTCGACATCcaagagctctctctcttcctctcaatGATTCTAATGCAGCTTGCCCCTCAGGACATTGATAGAATCTTAGAGACGGAACTTAAAAGGTGACAGTATAAACTCATCCAAGAACACTCTCTTTGTCTCAATTATCTAATGCAGCTTGACCCTCGAGACATCAACACTATAAACTAAGGAATCAACAATGGGAGCCTAAATAATCAGTAAAATTCCGAACCTTGATGACttcgtcaagaagaaggacATGAGTAAATGGATCCCTCTTCTTGGACAGTACACGCTGCAAGTGCCACACAGCAACTACAAGTGAATACAACTGTTCCATACAACTAGCCATCCTCTGCCACAACGCCTCCCTTACTTTAGCACCGCCACCAATGTGTGGTGCTCCGCTAGACCTAATCCCACCAGGCCCGTAACCACCACCTGAGCCAGAAGATATAGCCTTCATGTCCATAGCAACGCTTACACTCTTCACAGCCATTCCCTTATACTTATTCACCAATTGATCCACCGTAGGCTTGAGCTCTCCAAGGTTATAGAAAACTTGCAGACCAGTCCCAACCTCAGCTTGATTCAACCCTTCCATGCCTCTCTCCAACACCTTCATGGCTTCAGACCTCAATTTCTCCCCAATCTCAGTAACAAACTTGATTTCCTCATCAATAACATCAATGCCGAAGAGATCGTACTCTTTACACATGGTTAAGATCTCGAAATGAAGCTGTGCAGCTTTGGTGAGATCGATCTTATCTGGATCGGGAGAATCCGTTAGATCTCGAAGCTTCTTGGAGAGACGAAGCGTACGAACGGAGTGAGAGAGTAACTCAGCGGCTGAGTGAAGATTAGATAGCTGAACGGATTTGGATCGGATCGACCGGACCGGTTCAGATAGATCGGATCTAACACGGCGAATTGAAGATTGGAGTGAAGAGACTGAGGAtcggagagaagagagagagatatcggcgtgggaaagagaagagagctgAGCAAGCAATTCAGGGTGACGAGAGATGACGTCATTACGGAGCTGAGCATCGAGGAGGGCGATGGCTTGGTGGAGACGCTCGGCGGTGGAAGCGGGAGATCCAGAAGCGAGAGCTTTGGAGGAGAAAGTTgcggaggagaaggaagaggagagaaacGGGGAGAGGATTCGATCGGTGGCGAAAGAATCGAGCGGCGAAGAAGACGGTGGTTGTTGCGGCGGTGGTGCGCCGGAGGAGAGTGAAGAAGGAGGAGGGTTTTTGAAGGTGGAGAGACGTtgaagagatggagaagatgaaggagacGAAGGAGGTAGTGCCATTTTTTTCAATCTCTTCTACAGGTTTTGAATTTTGCAAAATGGGGGATTTTAGCAGCAGATCAAAGCGACGACGATACTCATTTTTTCAAAGTTAATTCTCTGAAACACAAAAACTCTGAAAGAAGAACCGGTCTGTCTGATGAATTTTGTTGGTTATTGACGAACCATTATCATGGGATGATGTAGGTGGGCCTAGGCCCGAACCAAGACCCGTCAATAACTTTTGATATTGTTTATTGCTAAGATCAATCTCGAACTGGAATAACTAAACCCTTTGAACTTGGACCATGTTCAACGGTGGTTTTTAAGCGATTGTTAAGAAATGcttaagattaaaaataaatcaaaatacattataaatgttaaaatcgATTCTAAGTTAAACATTTTTAGAATCGTTTAGGGTCTCATATGTGTTGGTCGGTTGgtcaaattaacaaaagaaaaaaaaaatttctaccaaagcttttttcttttttactttctcatttctATCCTCCTCCGTTGAATTAAGAGAAGAAATGAGTCGGAAATAGGTTTCTAATTTGGCGTTATCACCATCCAAGCAACGCTGATGACAAATTCGGCGATATATGATTCCTCAACCGAAAACACCAAATCGGGAAGTTAAAAAAATCGATGAATTTGGTTCAAGGACGCTCTAATCTTATCTTCATGGTACGCATATCTCTGATTTGAAGTGTAGATCTTTCATATCTTCTGAATTGAGAGTagatatattagaaaaattatggtcaggatttgtattttttgtgagaattcattttaatttttttggagagatggtgaaattgaaattgaaccaGTTTGGTTCTTTTGTGAAACTTGCAGGCTTTAGGAGAAAAAGCTAAAGCAAGATATGAAAAGATCAGATTCAAAATCGTTGATTTGGTATATATCCATTAACacttttttgaatcttttagtaaaatcttgttttatcCGATCtgattatgattttattatcaGGATGATTAcgctgctgatgatgatgagtatgAGGCGAAGTTGTTTACAAGGGAATGACAGAGGAGAATAGCTTACAAACTTGAAGTATGGAGTGTTTGGATTAGGAAACAGACAATATGAACATTTAAATAAggttttataaacttttttggtttttaaaaaagtttaagaacccAAAATTAGAATCTACCATTGGAGCATaccattttacaattttttacaaaagttttttaacttcattatttctaaatattatacCTATAAGCATAGTTAAGCATTTTTTTTAGCATCCACCATTGAACATACTCTAATTCAAACAAAGTCTCAACTATTCAACCACGATAACATTTTGGTATTTCCGGAAACAAAgcgtatatataattatataattaattaaaaataataaattccaatattattttttgtcccaaatttgaaaaatattatgatttagATGACATTTTGAAAATTCACCAAATTCTAAAGTTCATATTTTCTTCTCATCACAAACATATCTTTGGTGCGTGCAACGAGAATAAGAAGTTATAGGAAGATGTTTGTTTCTTTGAGAACAAAGGTACAAGACATTAAAACTCGTTCTGATGATATTGTTGGCATGTTCTGCTTCATACAATAAAATAGCAAACGTGAGTTGGGGATTTAAATCAACTGAATGAAAAAGTTGGGaatttaaaagacatttttcccaaaaaaaaagaaagattatgtcttaatatatgtataaaatcaaaacataaaatttgttaaagCAACATATAACAAGGATATCACTATAGGCACAACTCTGTTTTCACTAACAAAAACATGGTCTCAAGTGTGGATCTCGCTTAGGCTGTGTCCAGCTATATATATCCCAATCGATTCCTGGCATAGGATTCCCCattcttattatattttgttcGGTGTTCGTTGTTTTGTTGGACCGCAAAAACGATGGACCAGTTGTTTTGACATTATACGATTCATACTTTAAATCATAAGACTATAAGTAAAATGTTAACATGTCATCCCCACGATCGACTAAAGTTTAATATAGTGATATATTAAGAATTTGGATGGAAAACAATGTTTGCTTATTCAAAACTAAAGAGACTCGAGTCCAAAACAAGGGATACGTAAATAACAAAGttatgtaaaactaaaaatagtcATATCAGGGATGAAAAGTCCTGAAATCCACATCGATCCTGCGTGCATTTGACTGGCAAGTAGATACAGCTCGGAGGAAGTGATATTGTCCAGCTCTCTTCCACTCATTCTCCTATGAGAATTCAAGGAAAAGACATGGTCAACCAAAAAgtggagaaaaaaaacacatgagcAACCAAAAGTGACAAGTTTATTACTCCTTCAACAGCCATAATCTCTCGAACTCGCTCTGCATGGATTCAGCTCTTCGTTTCTCGTATTCTATCTCCCATCGCGACTGCAGTACAAAAGCATTTGTAAAGATACATTGAGATGCAAGATAAGATACATGATCCCGcaagtgaaaatatatatatgtacccgTCGACGCCGTCgtgcttcttcatcatcttgttTCTCTCCAGAGCTGTTATATATCCCACCATATACACAGAAGGCCAGAACAAGTCACAATTAGTTCAATGATCCAAAAAAGCAAGTCAGCATAAtgtgcaataaaaaaaaattggttccaTATCTCATTCTTAACCCAAGTACTAATTCAACAACAGAAACCCAAGATCGAACCCTTTACACATAGATACAAATTGTtctaatcaaatctttttacttgtttctttTGCTAGGAGATTACCTTTTCATCGTAGCTTCATCCTTATCCCCTGCTTCCCTCTTCTGCATAAATGTAAgaaagagcttcaaatttggagAACAATGCAAGATCAAACATGAATCTATCAGGggacaaaaaacaaagaagaagaccaaactAATGGACTGTATAAAATAGTTTACCTGTTTGAGCAgcgtttcttcctcttccagCTTTATCTTCTCATGTCATAAAATAACAAGATGTTTGAGAATGACAATATAATTTATCACTAAGTAATAGGAGAAAGTAGTAATCTAATTCTGTTTTCCCATATGAAAAAATTTGTGTTATTAACCTGTAGTTGGTTGTTCACAATGGGCAAGGCTTCCGTTAGTTGGGATTGCAGTGATTGCAGCTCAGCGAAAGTCAAACCGTCCAAAACCGTCCAAATCCTTACCAATCATTCTCCTAAGAATGCATAAAAAGGAAAGCTAATATGAACATGGATCAGCGGAAACAAGAAACGGGACAAGGTCTGTATGTATACCTGGTCAGAAGCCGTAATCTCTTGAGTTCGCTCTCCAAAGACTAGGTGTAAGAAGAACAATGATgtgagcaaaaaaataaaaaacggaaatatagaagaagaataagGTTCATGACTTTGAAATGTGTACGAACCAGtgattcatcttcttgtttttgatgGGGACACTGTTCATATCTAGAAAGAGATCACAATGCACGAAAGAAGTAATTCAccacaagaaaaccctagaaaacagAACCGTTGTTCTTCAAAATGTATGTTATTGTGAGAACTACCTGTTACTGCTGGATGATCCGCAGAAATCGAAGAGCACTCTGATCACCTGTTGCTTCGTCACATCTCTTCGCCTCCTCTGCGGCTTCATCTTCTCTTCCACACCCTAATGGAAGAATGAGTGTTATGCTTCTTTTAAGTTTGTGTGTGAGAGCAAAAAAGAGCCATTTGATCATTTAGATCCGACttgtaaatttataaaacaagaatCTAAACAAGGAATCAGTTGCAAGAGTCTAGAAAGAGAGAGTGGGTGCATTAGTCTGATCGATCGGTCTAAGGCGGAAATGGAATCTGTTTCTCAAGGATTGGGAGGTTGATATTGATAAATCTATACCTCTTTTTCCCGTCCTGGTCCCATCATTTGTTCCCACAGACCAATCATAGCACGTCGTATCTGAGTTTCAAGTAAGCACAGTTCGACGTGGGAATTCATATTCTCGATCTCTCTACCATTCATGCTTCTGTGAGGATgaacaaagaaaatgaaacccCAAAGTGAAAAAGTATAGAGAGCAATAAGATGGGAAATATGGCAATgaagttaattattattactcgTTCAAAAGCCACAATCTCTCATAAACCCCTCTGGGCCATCTCCTCGTACCCCTTGAAACCCCTCTCCTTGGACCATCATTCTCATcctctgtttccttcttctgCAAGAAACCATAGGGTTTGCGATTTATGTCAAGTATCTAAATGCAGGGGAAAGCTAAGAAAAgactagagaaaaaaaaaaaaaacctttttaccTGTTTGAGCAGCCTTTCATCTTCAATTAGCTTTGCCTTATTCTGGAATACATAGTCAAACAAGATGTTTTTGAGCATTTTACAATAACAGGACAAGGAAGTTAAAATCATGCTTCCCTAAATGAACAAGTTTCCTCACCTTTTTGTCCATCACAATGACCCTGACATCCTTGAGATGACTTCTAAGTTCTCGCAGCTCAGTGAAACTCACATCGTCGTCTCTACCAGTCATTCTCCTGAGAGAGTATATATGAATGAAGAAAAGTCAATCTTCATTTGAAACCTGAATGAATCTGAAATGTAGTAAACGAGGCATACATACCTGAGCAGGTTTCGTAATCTCACGACTTCTTTCCGCAGCTGCAAGCAACCAAGAACATAGATATACAACTAATCCATTTTGATGATAAATTGTGTTGCAAAAATAGAACACAAGGaagtgatatatatgtatacctCTGCTTCTTCATTATCTTGATTCTCTTCAGAGCCACATCCGTATCTACAAGGAAGCAAAAGGTTAAGGCGTTAGGATATAGTACTATTGCTTGGCTATAATGATCAAAGCGTTCTCTGTTTCGAATCCTAATTATGTTGCAGAGTTGAGTTTACGGCTAAATCAATCGTGAGTGATATATATAATCTGAACAAGTTATCCTAATCATGTTGCAGCACTTTCTTCCGAGATTCCAACAAAGCCCagtaatataatataatataatatagccCTTAATCCAGAAACCTAAGAATCgagtttttgttgattttgccATATCCGGATCAATGTTACTTAATAAGACCTAATTCCAAcgaaacaaaaccctagaaaatagATTTCTTGTTCGGTAAAATATTACCTGCTGCTGCTGGAGTAATCGCAGCGAGAGACGTTAAGAGCACATTTACTCGTGTGTGTTTGCCCTATCTACTACTATATATTGGGTAACTGAGAAGAGTGTGTGATAGTGTGATGTCCGGCCGTGTTCATGAAGGGTTTTGGTTTTACTGTAGAAGCGGCGGTTATTGTTTCCGTGAAaatggtttaaattttaaaattcttctttttattttattttaatggttttggttatattcttGTTTCAATCACTTTATTATAACTAAATAACGTCTCTATCACTTTCTATAGAGTCGATATGTTCTTttagggctgggcattcgggtaaaC
This genomic window contains:
- the LOC104787817 gene encoding conserved oligomeric Golgi complex subunit 5-like, which translates into the protein MALPPSSPSSSPSLQRLSTFKNPPPSSLSSGAPPPQQPPSSSPLDSFATDRILSPFLSSSFSSATFSSKALASGSPASTAERLHQAIALLDAQLRNDVISRHPELLAQLSSLSHADISLSSLRSSVSSLQSSIRRVRSDLSEPVRSIRSKSVQLSNLHSAAELLSHSVRTLRLSKKLRDLTDSPDPDKIDLTKAAQLHFEILTMCKEYDLFGIDVIDEEIKFVTEIGEKLRSEAMKVLERGMEGLNQAEVGTGLQVFYNLGELKPTVDQLVNKYKGMAVKSVSVAMDMKAISSGSGGGYGPGGIRSSGAPHIGGGAKVREALWQRMASCMEQLYSLVVAVWHLQRVLSKKRDPFTHVLLLDEVIKEGDSMLTDRVWDALVKAFTSQMKSAYTASSFVKEIFTMGYPKLVAMIENLLERISFNTDVKGVLPAINLERKEQMVACIAIFQTAFLSLCFGRLSDLVNSIFPMSSRGSLPSKDQISQVLSHIQDEIEAVHPDARLTLLVLREIGKALNNLAQRAECQISTGPETRQISGPATSTQIRNFTLCQHLQGIHTHISSMVADLPSIAADVLSPNLAAIYDAACEPVTPLFKAMRDQLESCILQIHDQNFGVDDADMDNNASSYMEELQRSILHFRSEFLSRLLPSAATANTAGTESICTRLARQMASRVLIFYIRHASLVRPLSEWGKLRMAKDMAELELAVGQNLFPVEQLGAPYRALRAFRPLIFLETSQMGSSPLIQDLPPSIVLHHLYTRGPDELESPMQKNRLSPKQYSLWLDNQREDQIWKGVKATLDDYAVKIRSRGDKEFSPVYPLMLQIGSSLTQENL